One part of the Ovis canadensis isolate MfBH-ARS-UI-01 breed Bighorn chromosome 8, ARS-UI_OviCan_v2, whole genome shotgun sequence genome encodes these proteins:
- the SMLR1 gene encoding small leucine-rich protein 1 has translation MSPVLSELLRELPGWFLFSGIFLPVTLLLLLLIAYFRIKLMEVNEELSQTPDHQHSLNAGSPHYQRKKRM, from the exons ATGAGCCCTGTGCTGTCAGAGCTCCTGAGAGAGCTTCCAGGCTGGTTCCTGTTCTCTGGCATCTTCTTGCCTGTGACTTTGCTGCTGCTCCTTCTCATTGCCTACTTCAGGATCAAGCTGATGGAGG ttaatGAAGAACTGTCACAGACTCCTGATCACCAACACAGTCTCAACGCTGGCTCTCCCCACTACCAGAGAAAGAAGCGGATGTGA